The Geoalkalibacter subterraneus genome contains the following window.
TGGCGTTGGTAAATTCCTTGACACGGCGGCCGATCTCGGGAAAGAGATAGCCGGCCTTGAGCTTGAGATAATTATCGTTGATACGAGCCATAAAGTTGTTCCTCCTTTGAGTGAGAACGCAGAGGTGCCCATGACTCTTTCAAGAGCCAAAGCACACAAATGCCCGGTGATGACCTGAAAAACTCAATGAGGTCAGGCCTCTCTCCGCGCCCTTCGCTTCTCTCAGCGTCTCTGCGTTGAAAGGTTTTATTTCAACCCCAGCACATCCTGCATGTCGTAAAGGCCGGGGCTCTTGTCGTCGAGCCACTGGGCGGCACGGGCCGATCCCCGTGCAAACATGTCGCGGCTCATAGCGCGGTGGGTGATTTCGATGCGTTCGCCCATGCCGATGAAATAGACGGTGTGTTCGCCGACGATGTCGCCGCCGCGTACGGTCTGCATGCCGATCTCATCATGGGTGCGCTCGCCGGTCATTCCCTCGCGGTGAAAGACAGCGCATTCGTTGTAGTCGCGGCCAAGGGATTCGGCGACCACCTCGCCCATGCGCACCGCGGTGCCGCTGGGGGCGTCTTTTTTCTTGTTGTGGTGCAGTTCGACGATTTCCACGTCAAAACCGTCGCCGAGAATGGAGGCGGCTTCCTTGAGCAGCTTGAAGCAGGCGTTGACGCCGACGCTCATGTTGGGGGCCAGCACCACCGGAATCTTCGCGGCGTGCTGCTCCACCTGCTTGCGTTGCTCGGGAGTAAACCCGGTGGAGCCGATGACCATCTTCTTGCCGAGCCGAGCGCAGACTTCCAGGTTTTTGAGGGTCACATCGGGGAAGGTGAAGTCGATCAGCACATCGGCCTCAGCCAGGGCTTTCTCCAGATCGTCGGTAATGGCGACGCCGAGTTGCCCGCAGCCTGCGACCAGACCGGCGTCCTGCCCGACCATGTCATGACCTGAGCGCTCGGCTGCGCCGGCCAGCTCAAGCTGATCGGCTTCCTGCACTGCCGTAATAATGCGCCCGCCCATACGGCCGGCGGCGCCGGTGACAGCAATTTTAATCATAGAGACCTCGTAAATTAATTCCCCCGTGGGGAAAAGACGCACCGAACTCCCTCCCCAGCGGGGGAGGGTTGGGGTGGGGGAGGGTTGGGGTGGGGGAGGGCCTGAGCTGCTGCCCGGACACCCCCCTCCCAGCCTCCCCCCGCTGGGGGGAGGAGATTGGTGGGAAGGCTTAAATAAGCTTGTACTTCTTCAGCACGCCCTTGAGCGTTTCGAGCTTGTCGGCGCTCATTTCGCACAAGGGCAGGCGCAGGGTAGCGCCGCTTTTGCCCATCAGCGACAGGGTCGTTTTCACCGGCACCGGGTTGGCGTCGATGAACATGGTGCTGTGCAGCTCAAGCAGGTCGAGATGCATCTTGCGGGCATCCTCCCAGCGGTTCTCCTGAACCGCCACGACCATGTCCTTGACGGCCTTGGGAGCGACGTTGGCGGTGACCGAGATCACCCCTTTGGCGCCGCAGGCCATCATGGGGAAGGTCAGGAAGTCGTCGCCGGAGAGCACCTCGATCTTGTCGCCGGCGCGGGCCAGGATTTCGCTGACTTGGGTCAGGTTGCCGGAAGCTTCCTTGATCGCAACGATGTTGGAAATTTCAGCCAGTCGCACCGTTGTGTCGGCAGCGATGTTGATGCCTGTGCGTCCCGGTACGTTGTAGAGGACCTGGGGCAGGGAGACCACTTCGGCCAGTGTCTTGTAGTGGCGGTAAATCCCCTCCTGGGAGGGCTTGTTGTAGTAAGGGCAGACCAGCAGCAGGCCGTCGGCGCCAAGCTTCTCGGCGCTGCGCGACAGCTCAATCGCTTCGCTGGTGGAGTTGGCCCCGGTGCCGGCAATGACCGGCACGCGCTTGGCGACCTGGTCGATGCACACCTCGATAACGCGGGCGTGCTCTTGAAAATCGATGGTAGCTGATTCGCCGGTCGTGCCGCAGGGCACGATGGCGTCTGTGCCGTTTTCGATCTGAAAGTCGATCAGGCTGCGATATGTCTCTTCGTCAAAACTGCCGTCGTCCTTGAAAGGGGTGACGATGGCAACCATGGATCCTTTGATCATAGTGTCCTCCTATCGTGAAAAAGCATCAATAGAACGTCCTGCCCGCCCTTTGTCGCAGTGCTGTTTCATGGGCGTGGGGGCAAGGTAGACGGACAGGTGGTTCACATCCAGTCGGGTACCGATTCGCCCCGGATCAGGTCCTCGACGGTTTCGCGCTCGCGAATCACCGCGAAGCGGTTGCCGTTGACCAGAACCTCGGCCGCACGGGGGCGGCTGTTGTAATTGCTGCTCATGGTGAAGCCGTAGGCTCCCGCTGACATGAACGCCATCAGGTCGCCCTGTTTGAACATGGGCACCTGGCGCTCCTTGACCAGGAAATCGCCGGTTTCACAGATGGGACCGACGATGTCCGCGGCCACCATGCCGTCCTGGTCCTTAACCACCGGCTGTACGCCGTGGAAAGAGCCGTAAAGGGCGGGGCGGGCCAGGTCGTTCATGCCGGCGTCGATGATGATGAAATGCTTGTCGTCGCGCTCTTTGGTGAAAAGGCACTTGGCGGCCAGGATGCCGGCGTTGCCGGCGATGTTGCGGCCCGGCTCGAAGATCAGGTGCAGGCCCAGGTCCTTGGTTTCGGACTGGATGGCGGCACCGTAGTCTGCAGGCAGCGGCGGATCTTCAGCGTCGTACTGAATGCCGAGGCCGCCGCCGAGGTCCAGATATTTCAGCTCGATCCCCAACTCGCCAAGCTGCGAGATGAGTTCCTTGAGCTTTTTAATAGAATCGACAAAAGGCTCGACGTTGGTCAATTGGCTGCCGATATGGCAGTCGATGCCGAGAATTTCAAGATTGGACATCTGCGCGGCGCGCTTGTATTCGGCAACTGCATCTTCCATGGTGATGCCGAACTTGGCCTTTTTCAGGCCGGTGGTGATATAGGGGTGGGTCTGGGGATCAACGTTGGGATTGACCCGTAGCGCGATGCCGGCCTTTTTGCCCACCTGTCCGGCGATTTCGTTGATGCGGTCGATCTCCTGCTCCGACTCGACGTTGAACATCAGAATGTCGCTGCGCAGGGCATATTCGATTTCATCGTCGCGCTTGCCGACGCCGGAATAGACGATTTTCTTAGGATCGACGCCAGCTTCCAGGGCGCGAAAAAGCTCGCCGCCGGAGACGATGTCGACACCGCCGCCGAGGCCGGCAATCAGTTTGAGGATTGCCAGGTTGGAGTTGGCCTTGACCGAATAGCAGATAGTATGCGGCGCTTGACCGAAGGCTTCGTCGAACGCTTTGTAGTGACGCTCGAAAGTGGCCTGCGAATAAATGAAAACCGGACTGCCGACAGCCGCGACGATGTCGGCGATCGGAATGTCTTCGGCATAAAGTTCATTGCCCTTGTACTGAAAGTAGTGCATGGGGTCTCAATTCCTCCTGTATGGGTCTGGTGAGAGAACTTTCTGGAAAATAAGCGTAAATTATTAACATACACCGGGGGATAAGTCAAAAAACTGTCCATTTGGCGGGATTCTCCGCCGCCATGGATCGGCTCTTCGGTGCCGTGAAACAAGCAGGCTGAGGCAGCAGCGGGCAGCCTGCCTGTTTCACATTTTAAGGTATGCGAACTTCGGAAGAGCGTGCAGATTGAACCCGTCGACCCTCTTCTTCAAGCACGGTGCGAACGGTGTACTCGTAGGCCTGGTTCACGTCAGCCGTCGTGTCATTGAATCGGGGCTCGGCAAGCGGTTCCGCTGTCAACGGAAAGGGAGAAAAAGGTGCGTCTCCGCTGCGGCGGTAAAGAAAATACCGGGGAGTGCCGGAAGCCTGATCTGCAGCATCCCAACGAAGGCTGACGGCGCCATTGCTGCGCCGCGCCTGCAGCCCGGTGGGGGCAGGTGGGGGGATAACCGTGTTGATGGTGACTGAAGTGGATGAGCTGTCAATACCGGTTCGTTCAAAGGCAAAGATCCGGTAGCGGTAGGCGGTGCCGGGAATCGCTGTCGTGTCGAACCAGGCCAGTTGATTTTTATTGCGGAACAGCGTCCGTGAGTAATCGAGGTCGATCTGCACCAGGGTCCGCCATTGGTCGTCGCAGTTCAGGCAATCGCTGTCGGAATAGTTCGTCATGCGTTCAATGCGGAATCCCTGGGTTTCGGCACCGCCTGCAGATTCATCGCCGATCTGCCAGAAAAGCACCACGCTCTCACCCATCTGTTCGGCCTCAACCGCAGCCGGGCTGGGCGGCTCGGGGGACTCAAGCGGGCGCACCGGGCCCTTTTTGCCGCATCCGGATACAGTGAAGGCCAGCATCGCCATAAGGGCGAAAAGCAGGCAGCGCGTCAGTCGATCAGGGATCATGGAGGCAATCCTGTCTGTCGGTTTTTTACTGCTCATTGCGTGCCTTGCGAGCTCGCTGGATTTCACGTTCAACCGCTTCGCGCGCGGTGCCACCGGTGGCCCGGCGGGCATTGACCGAAGCATCCAGCGTGACGTAATCGTAAATATCCTCTCCGATCAGGTCGGAGAAAATGCGGAATTCCTCCAGCGTCAGCTCCTCAATTTCCTTTTTATGTTCGATGCAGTAGCGCACCGTCTTGCCGACCACCTCATGGGCCTGGCGGAAAGGCAGCCCTTTGCGCACGACGTAATCGGCGACGTCGGTGGCGGTGGAAAAGCCGCGTGCGGCGGCGATGCGCATCGGCTCGGCCTTGACCCCCATCTGCGCGATCATGTCGGCAAAGATCTTGAGGCTGCCCTTGACGGTGTCGATGGTATCGAACAGCGGCTCCTTGTCCTCCTGCATGTCCTTGTTGTAGGCCAGGGGCAGCGACTTCATCAGGGTCAGCAGTGACATCAGGTTGCCGTACACCCGGCCGCTTTTGCCGCGCACCAGTTCAGGCACATCCGGGTTTTTCTTCTGCGGCATGATCGAGCTTCCGGTGCAGAAGGCGTCGGTCAGTTCGATGAAGTTGAAATCCGCCGAAGACCACAGGATCAATTCCTCCGACAGGCGCGAGAGGTGCATCATCAGGATCGAGCCGGCAGCGCAGAACTCCAGGGCGAAGTCCCGGTCGGAGACGGAATCGAGGCTGTTGCGCGTCACACCGTCGAAACCAAGCTGTTCGGCGACATATTCCCGGTCGATGGGGAACGTGGTGCCGGCCAGCGCGCCAGCCCCCAGCGGCATGATGTTGACCCGACGAGCCAGATCATCCAGACGTCCGGCGTCGCGGCAGAACATCTCGTAATAGGCCATCATGTGGTGGGAAAACAGTACCGGCTGGGCGGTCTGCAGATGGGTGTATCCCGGCATGATGACGCCAAGGTTTTTCTCCGCCTGGCCGAGCAGGGCTTCCTGCAGGCAGTCGAGGTACTGACGAATCTGACGCAGTTCGTCGCGCAGGTAGAGGCGGATGTCGAGGGCAACCTGGTCGTTGCGCGAGCGGGCAGTATGCAGCTTGCCCCCAACCGGGCCGACGCGCTCGATGAGCCGTGCCTCGATGTTCATGTGGATGTCTTCGAGGCTGACCTTGAATTCAAACTCTCCCGCCTCGATATCCTTGAGAATGGCTTCCAGCCCGGCAATGATCGTGGTGGCATCCTCTTCGGTGATAATCTGCTGCTTCGCCAGCATGCGCGCGTGGGCGATGGAGCCCTGAATGTCGTAGCGGTACAGCCGTTTATCGAAATCGATGGAGGCGGTGAATTCTTCAACAAATTGGTCGGTCGGCTGGGTGAAGCGCCCCGCCCAGGGTTTTTCGCTCATAGGTTGTGGCTCCGTTCTTTGATCAGAATATTTAGATCCTCATTTCTTCGTTCCCGATTCGGCAGTACTGCCGAGGGAGCATTTCTTTTCCGGCGAATTCTCATCCTCCTGCATGACGTCCTGATCAGCCATGCGCTCCCATCTCCCATCCGGGTCGGGGCGGTAGATCCCGTGGATTTTGAGGGGGAAGCGCGTCGTGCGCGGATCGAGTTCGTGAAACAGCGGCAGATTGAAATAATACAGCCGTGTTTCCGTGCCGAAGC
Protein-coding sequences here:
- the dapB gene encoding 4-hydroxy-tetrahydrodipicolinate reductase, translated to MIKIAVTGAAGRMGGRIITAVQEADQLELAGAAERSGHDMVGQDAGLVAGCGQLGVAITDDLEKALAEADVLIDFTFPDVTLKNLEVCARLGKKMVIGSTGFTPEQRKQVEQHAAKIPVVLAPNMSVGVNACFKLLKEAASILGDGFDVEIVELHHNKKKDAPSGTAVRMGEVVAESLGRDYNECAVFHREGMTGERTHDEIGMQTVRGGDIVGEHTVYFIGMGERIEITHRAMSRDMFARGSARAAQWLDDKSPGLYDMQDVLGLK
- the dapA gene encoding 4-hydroxy-tetrahydrodipicolinate synthase, encoding MIKGSMVAIVTPFKDDGSFDEETYRSLIDFQIENGTDAIVPCGTTGESATIDFQEHARVIEVCIDQVAKRVPVIAGTGANSTSEAIELSRSAEKLGADGLLLVCPYYNKPSQEGIYRHYKTLAEVVSLPQVLYNVPGRTGINIAADTTVRLAEISNIVAIKEASGNLTQVSEILARAGDKIEVLSGDDFLTFPMMACGAKGVISVTANVAPKAVKDMVVAVQENRWEDARKMHLDLLELHSTMFIDANPVPVKTTLSLMGKSGATLRLPLCEMSADKLETLKGVLKKYKLI
- the lysA gene encoding diaminopimelate decarboxylase codes for the protein MHYFQYKGNELYAEDIPIADIVAAVGSPVFIYSQATFERHYKAFDEAFGQAPHTICYSVKANSNLAILKLIAGLGGGVDIVSGGELFRALEAGVDPKKIVYSGVGKRDDEIEYALRSDILMFNVESEQEIDRINEIAGQVGKKAGIALRVNPNVDPQTHPYITTGLKKAKFGITMEDAVAEYKRAAQMSNLEILGIDCHIGSQLTNVEPFVDSIKKLKELISQLGELGIELKYLDLGGGLGIQYDAEDPPLPADYGAAIQSETKDLGLHLIFEPGRNIAGNAGILAAKCLFTKERDDKHFIIIDAGMNDLARPALYGSFHGVQPVVKDQDGMVAADIVGPICETGDFLVKERQVPMFKQGDLMAFMSAGAYGFTMSSNYNSRPRAAEVLVNGNRFAVIRERETVEDLIRGESVPDWM
- the argH gene encoding argininosuccinate lyase; the protein is MSEKPWAGRFTQPTDQFVEEFTASIDFDKRLYRYDIQGSIAHARMLAKQQIITEEDATTIIAGLEAILKDIEAGEFEFKVSLEDIHMNIEARLIERVGPVGGKLHTARSRNDQVALDIRLYLRDELRQIRQYLDCLQEALLGQAEKNLGVIMPGYTHLQTAQPVLFSHHMMAYYEMFCRDAGRLDDLARRVNIMPLGAGALAGTTFPIDREYVAEQLGFDGVTRNSLDSVSDRDFALEFCAAGSILMMHLSRLSEELILWSSADFNFIELTDAFCTGSSIMPQKKNPDVPELVRGKSGRVYGNLMSLLTLMKSLPLAYNKDMQEDKEPLFDTIDTVKGSLKIFADMIAQMGVKAEPMRIAAARGFSTATDVADYVVRKGLPFRQAHEVVGKTVRYCIEHKKEIEELTLEEFRIFSDLIGEDIYDYVTLDASVNARRATGGTAREAVEREIQRARKARNEQ